Genomic window (Aquimarina sp. BL5):
TAATCATCTGTTGGAAGTTCTAAATAACCTGCAAATTCTGTATATGAAACATCATCAACTAATGGAGCTCCTCCTGATTGTAAATTTACATCTACAGTAGGTGCATCTGTTGCTCCGTGATGCACTAATACATCTGTATTACCAGAAGTAGAAGCGGCCTCTCTTCCCATATCATACACCTGGATACCGAAAGGTTGTGCTGGCATGTAACCAGAAGCACTAACGATACCATCAGCTACTAATATGTAAGTAGAACCTGAAGAAAGCGTTGTTGTAATTTCATATACCGGCATACTAGGAGAACCTCCAGGAGCCGTTACTTTTAATGTAATTGGTATGCCAGCAGGAGCATCTACGAATGGAGAAGCAGTTCTAAATGCAAAATCTTCTAGTAATAGTTGATCCCCTGAGACGGATGTGAAAATATACACATCAACTATAGCAGCGGCTGCATCAGCTGAGTTATGAATCGCTTGAACTCTTGCGGTTTGTGCAATAGATGTGAAAGAGAAGAAACATATTGCAATTAATAAGGTAAAAATGTAATTAGGTTTCATGATATTAATTGATTAAAGGTTTATAATTAGTTATTGAACATTCAAGTGTTTAAACAATTTTTATATTCATTAAACAACTATAAGTTAAAAACTAGAACCCTCTTCTTTGATTTTAGTTTAATTTTAACATTTACACCTTTTTATTTTTTCTCACTAATTCTGTTGGAGCTAGGATGGATCAGATCAAGTTTAGTTTTTTTTAGACAGAAAAATAGTTTTGTAGAGCTCTACAATACTGTTTTTACAAATTTTCAGTATGAGCTATATTCTTATTAATTATCCTTAATAGAAAAAAGGAAAGTACCCCGAAAACAAATTGTTATTTCTTATAGATCATGTGGTCACGAAATCTGTGTATTTAGCAAAAAGAGAGGCTCCCAAACAATGGTCTGCGCGAATTAGAAACTGAGGAATCATATTGAATCAGTTCTTAATTACATATAAAATAAGGTAAGGCTTTAAAAAAAGCCTTACCTTATATATTTTAGTTTACACACTTAACGAGAAAGTGTCTCTTTTTTATCCTTTAACAGGTTTTGCGGTTTCTTTTTTACCGATATGCTTAGCATAGAATCCCATCATAGCTTTATACATCGCAATTGAGTTTTCTTCTTTTGCAAAACCGTGACCTTCATCATACCTAACCATGTAAGGCACATCAAATCCTTTATCGCGCAGTGCTTTTACGATCTGATCAGATTCATCGATATTTACACGAGGATCATTTGCTCCTTGCACTACAAATAATGGTTTTTTGATTTTATCTATTTGATATACTGGAGAAACTTCTTCCATGATAGCTTTTTCTTCTGCTACGTCTTCATCATACCAAATCTCTTTTATGATTTTTAAATAAGGCTTCCAATATGGAGGAATCGTTTTCATAAAAGTAAATAGATTAGATACTCCCACATAATCGACTCCACAAGCATATAAATCTGGTGTTTTAGTCAATCCGCGTAACACAGCATATCCTCCGTGACTACCGCCATAAATAGCTACTCTATCCTTATCTATCCAACCTTGATCAATTACATATTGCAATCCATCTTCTACATCATCCATTGCTTTTCTTCCGATTTGTTTGAATCCCGTTTCTAAGAATTCTCTACCATATCCTCCAGAAATTCTAAAGTTTACTTGCAAGGTCGCATATCCTCTACTAGCAAACAATTGAGATTCTGGATTAAATCCCCAAGAATCTCTTATACCTTGCGGTCCACCATGCGGATTTACTACCAAAGGTACTTTTTTACCTTGTATCGCTTCTTTTGGCAAGGTGATATATCCATGTATTGTCAATCCATCTCTACTCTTAAAAGTAATCGGACGCATCTCTGCCATATCATTCTCTTTAAGCTGAGGCATTAAATTATAAAGCAGCTTAAATTCATCCTTTTTTACATCATAAGAGTAATAAACCCCATACAATTTATCACTTTGAAAAAAGATCAAATACTTATCTTCTTTATCTGTTTTTCCCGCTATTGAATATTGGTGGTCAGGAAATTCTTTGGTAATTCTTGTATGTAATTTTTTATAATAATCACTTACAGGAATCATCACTCTCTTTTCTCCTTGATATGAGAAATAGTCCAATTCGTATCCTCTTTTTCTCGATAAGGACAAGTTAGAAACATCATACTTATCATTAGAGAATAATTTTTTGATTACTTTATCAGCTTTTAAATCGTATAAATATATCTGAGATTTATCTGTATCTAAGTTAGAAACTACATAGGCATCGTGTGGGTTTTCTGTGGAGTAATCATAATTTAGAATTGAAAAGGTATCCTTCCAGTTCATTTTTTTTATGATTTCGTATTTACCTTCTTCCTTAGCATAATAAAAATCTATGTTTACTCCATCCCTTATCTTACCATAGCCTCTAAGGTTACCATCTTTGTCAAAATTATATCCTGAAATAGGATTCGCAGCATCTTCA
Coding sequences:
- a CDS encoding S9 family peptidase; this translates as MKQLFKTVWGTFLVVLCVSFTQTYGQGVIGTWKGKLSVQGTEVPLLFHIEEKEGALSSTMDSPSQGATGIPLDSTVFENNQLTLTFKQGGIKYVASLEDSKLKGTFYQGGMELPLEMEKSEKTIPGNPALVSSDTELEKIASLDQGNYKYSVEDYFARPKARSFQFSPNGKYLSYREKDENSKNHVYVKEIATDKVTRVIEEKEELIRGYGWANNERLVYVMDKGGNEDYHLFAANIDGTDQKELTPYDGVQVNILEGLKEDEDHMIISMNKNNKQIFEPYKINILTGEIKQLFKNEDAANPISGYNFDKDGNLRGYGKIRDGVNIDFYYAKEEGKYEIIKKMNWKDTFSILNYDYSTENPHDAYVVSNLDTDKSQIYLYDLKADKVIKKLFSNDKYDVSNLSLSRKRGYELDYFSYQGEKRVMIPVSDYYKKLHTRITKEFPDHQYSIAGKTDKEDKYLIFFQSDKLYGVYYSYDVKKDEFKLLYNLMPQLKENDMAEMRPITFKSRDGLTIHGYITLPKEAIQGKKVPLVVNPHGGPQGIRDSWGFNPESQLFASRGYATLQVNFRISGGYGREFLETGFKQIGRKAMDDVEDGLQYVIDQGWIDKDRVAIYGGSHGGYAVLRGLTKTPDLYACGVDYVGVSNLFTFMKTIPPYWKPYLKIIKEIWYDEDVAEEKAIMEEVSPVYQIDKIKKPLFVVQGANDPRVNIDESDQIVKALRDKGFDVPYMVRYDEGHGFAKEENSIAMYKAMMGFYAKHIGKKETAKPVKG